The following proteins come from a genomic window of Yinghuangia sp. ASG 101:
- a CDS encoding ABC transporter permease — protein MLSLAWSTLRARKSGFAGAFTALLCAAALITACGVLLETGLRGGIPAERYAGTPVVVTADQDLHWTKHKKGKEKTKSKPLTERAWLDAATADRLAALPGVRAVVPELTFDATVFTADGHPLKGPGDGPSWGHAWDSAVLTPFTLTAGDAPAGPDDVVLDAALAARAGAAVGDAVTVQSTAAPKTYRVTGIAAPDDRDGLARQSALFFAAPEAERLAGHPGRVAAVGLLPAPGTDTGDLARAARDALDGTTAKVRTGDARGPAEFLDAGKARVTLVSLGGALGGTSLLVAIIVVAGTFALSLNQRRRELALLRAVGATPRQIRRMVGLEAVLIGLLAGGLGAFAGLALSAWLHTRFVAVGAMPKSLELAHSPFPPLAAVLATLAAAWAAARVSARRPARVRPTEALTDAAIEPDRVGKARTLAGVLLLAGYGVLLAVLRGLHVEPAATPVMFVSVVLAVIAIALLGPLLARGGLALLSGPMRLLSPLGGRLAAGNSRTRPRDVAAVVTPLTLAIAMASTILFSQTTTAHAAEAQMAAGSRADHVVASSGPGVPGAAVDAIRAVPGVAGATEIIRTTVRAGQDKFTAQGVTTDGFADMLDLGTTSGNPADLAEGTVAVSESARRIKNVSVGDDLEVTLGDGVRVRLRVVAVYERGLGFGDLTMPHDLVAAHVDHPLAEQVLVRTGPTDAPDTVARALDAATAAYPGVRVLDRGEAEAVRKDRQGTQAQVNLVAMGLIIAFTAIAVVNTLVMATSARGREFALLRLVGMTRPQVMRMLRWETLVTLLLAVVLGTAIAWLTLSAYARGMTGTGTVYAPPLTCCVILGAAAALAVTATVLPARLLLRANAAEAIGVRE, from the coding sequence ATGCTCAGCCTGGCCTGGTCCACCCTGCGCGCCCGCAAAAGCGGGTTCGCCGGCGCGTTCACCGCACTGCTGTGCGCCGCCGCCCTGATCACCGCGTGCGGTGTCCTCCTCGAAACCGGCCTGCGCGGCGGCATACCCGCCGAGCGGTACGCCGGCACCCCCGTCGTTGTCACCGCCGACCAGGACCTGCACTGGACCAAGCACAAGAAGGGCAAGGAGAAGACCAAGTCCAAGCCCCTCACCGAGCGGGCCTGGCTCGACGCCGCCACCGCGGACCGCCTCGCCGCACTGCCCGGCGTACGCGCCGTCGTCCCCGAACTCACCTTCGACGCCACGGTGTTCACCGCCGACGGACACCCCCTGAAAGGCCCCGGCGACGGCCCGTCCTGGGGCCACGCCTGGGACTCCGCGGTACTCACCCCCTTCACCCTGACCGCGGGCGACGCCCCCGCGGGCCCCGACGACGTCGTCCTCGACGCCGCGCTGGCGGCCCGCGCCGGAGCGGCGGTCGGCGACGCCGTCACCGTGCAGTCCACCGCGGCGCCCAAGACCTACCGCGTCACCGGGATCGCCGCACCGGACGACCGCGACGGCCTGGCCCGGCAGTCCGCGCTCTTCTTCGCCGCCCCCGAGGCCGAACGCCTCGCCGGCCACCCCGGCCGGGTCGCCGCGGTCGGCCTCCTGCCCGCGCCCGGCACCGACACCGGCGACCTCGCCCGAGCCGCCCGCGACGCCCTGGACGGAACCACCGCGAAAGTACGCACCGGCGACGCCCGCGGCCCCGCGGAATTCCTCGACGCCGGCAAGGCCCGCGTGACCCTCGTCAGCCTCGGCGGCGCCCTCGGGGGCACATCCCTGCTGGTCGCGATCATCGTCGTCGCCGGGACCTTCGCCCTGTCCCTGAACCAGCGGCGCCGCGAACTCGCGCTGCTGCGCGCGGTCGGCGCGACCCCCCGCCAGATCCGGCGCATGGTCGGCCTGGAGGCCGTCCTCATCGGCCTGCTCGCGGGCGGGCTCGGCGCGTTCGCGGGCCTCGCGCTGTCGGCGTGGCTGCACACGCGGTTCGTCGCGGTGGGCGCCATGCCCAAGAGCCTCGAACTCGCCCACAGCCCCTTCCCGCCACTCGCCGCCGTCCTGGCCACTCTCGCCGCCGCGTGGGCCGCCGCGCGCGTCTCCGCCCGGCGCCCCGCCCGCGTCCGCCCGACCGAGGCCCTGACCGACGCGGCGATCGAACCCGACCGCGTGGGCAAGGCCCGTACCCTCGCCGGCGTCCTCCTGCTGGCCGGCTACGGCGTCCTCCTGGCGGTGCTGCGCGGCCTGCACGTCGAACCGGCCGCGACCCCGGTCATGTTCGTGTCCGTGGTGCTCGCCGTCATCGCGATCGCCCTGCTCGGCCCGCTCCTCGCGCGCGGCGGCCTGGCCCTGCTCTCCGGACCGATGCGCCTGCTGTCCCCGCTCGGCGGCCGACTCGCGGCGGGCAACTCGCGCACGCGCCCCCGCGACGTCGCGGCGGTCGTCACCCCGCTGACCCTCGCCATCGCGATGGCGTCGACGATCCTCTTCAGCCAGACCACCACCGCACACGCCGCCGAGGCCCAGATGGCGGCGGGGAGCCGCGCCGACCACGTCGTGGCCTCGTCCGGTCCGGGCGTCCCCGGCGCCGCGGTCGACGCCATCCGGGCCGTGCCCGGCGTCGCGGGCGCCACCGAGATCATCCGGACCACCGTGCGCGCCGGGCAGGACAAGTTCACCGCCCAAGGCGTCACCACCGACGGCTTCGCCGACATGCTCGACCTCGGCACGACGTCCGGGAACCCGGCCGACCTCGCCGAGGGGACCGTCGCGGTGAGCGAATCCGCCCGGCGCATCAAGAACGTCTCCGTCGGCGACGACCTGGAGGTCACGCTCGGCGACGGCGTGCGGGTCCGGCTGCGCGTCGTCGCGGTGTACGAACGCGGCCTGGGCTTCGGCGACCTGACGATGCCGCACGACCTGGTCGCGGCACACGTGGACCATCCGCTCGCCGAGCAGGTGCTGGTGCGCACCGGCCCCACCGACGCCCCGGACACCGTCGCGCGGGCCCTCGACGCCGCGACCGCCGCGTACCCCGGCGTCCGCGTACTCGACCGCGGCGAGGCGGAGGCCGTCCGCAAGGACCGGCAGGGCACCCAGGCCCAGGTCAACCTCGTCGCGATGGGCCTGATCATCGCGTTCACCGCCATCGCGGTGGTCAACACCCTGGTGATGGCGACCTCCGCCCGAGGCCGCGAGTTCGCCCTGCTCCGGCTGGTGGGCATGACCCGCCCGCAGGTCATGCGGATGCTGCGCTGGGAGACGCTGGTCACCCTGCTGCTCGCCGTCGTCCTCGGCACGGCGATCGCGTGGCTCACACTGAGCGCCTACGCCCGGGGCATGACCGGCACCGGCACGGTGTACGCCCCACCGCTCACCTGTTGCGTGATCCTCGGCGCCGCGGCGGCCCTCGCGGTCACCGCGACCGTCCTCCCGGCCCGGCTGCTGCTGCGCGCCAACGCCGCCGAGGCGATCGGCGTGCGGGAGTGA